The DNA window CTTCCCGGCGCGATTCTGGAGACCATCGCGGCAATCTTCGCGCCGTTCCAGCCGAGGGCGGCGCAGACCATGGCCGTGGCCCGACAGCTCGAACCGACCGACGGGTTCGCAGGCGATACGACCGACTTGATGTCGAACGACACCGAACAGCAGAAGAAAATCATGGAGAACAGCTTTGACGCCGTGCCCGACGGAGATGAAGACGAAGACGGCACAGGCATCATCGACGCAAAGCAGGAAGACCCAGAAGACGGCCTGGGCACCGGACAACTGACTGGCCCGTCGCAGACCGACTTGACCGGAACCGGCACAGGTACGGGGACTGCCACCGTCACCGTCACCGTCGACGACAACAACAACAACACCGACGACGAAATCGACACTGACACCGACACTGACACCGGAACCGGAACCGGAACAGGCACAGGGACCGGAACGGCGACTGGCACCGGAACGGGAACGGGTACCGGCACGGGAACCACCAACGACAACAACACCGACAACAACACCGGCAACGACAACGAGGGCGAGCACGACAACGAGGGCGACGCCGCGGCATAGCCGGTGCTGTCCTGGCGAGATCTGCTTCGGTCGAGCGTTCATCTCGATACACTCCACGTCGTGAAGTCCAAGGTCGCGGCGACAGCGGCCGCCACATTCATGGCGGTGGCGCTGGCCGTTCCTGCGAATGCCGCGCCACCCAGCTACGGCAGCAATGGCGTCTTCAACGTCTCCACCAACCCGCGCGACGGATGGGCGACGGCGTTCATCCCGCCGGGCCGGTACCGCGTCGATCAGGCGCCCAGCATGTACCCGTATCAAAGTGCGCCCGGCTTCTGGTACCGGTGCCACAACTTCCCGTGCAGCCCCGGCTTTCCGGCCAATGTCATCGCGTCCGGCCCCGCTCTACGCGACGCCCCCACGTTCGTGGACATCCTGCCCAGCGATGTCGCCGTGTCGCTGAACAACGTCACGTTGACGATCGCCTGACCGACGCCGACGGGCGGTCACTAGGCTGAGCCGCGTGTCTGATCCTGTACTGGTTCACGTCGACCATCACGTCGCCGTCATCACGATCAACGACCCCGACCGCCGCAATGCGGTCACAGCCGAGATCTCAGCGGCGTTGCGTGCTGCGGTCGACGCCGCCGAAGCGAACCAGGACGTACACGCCGTGGTCGTCACCGGCGCGGGAAAGGCGTTCTGCGCGGGGGCGAACCTGACCGCTCTCGGCGAGGCCACCGAGGACGGTCTGCGCGTGATCTACGACGGATTTCTCGCTGTCGCCAACTGCGCACTGCCGACGATCGCGGCCGTCAACGGCGCCGCGGTCGGCGCCGGGCTCAACCTCGCACTGGCGGCAGACGTGCGCATCGCCGGTCCGGCGGCGCTCTTCGATCCGCGCTTCCAGAAGCTCGGCATCCATCCGGGCGGCGGTGCCACGTGGATGCTGCAACGTGCCGTCGGCCCACAGGTGGCCCGCGCTTCGCTGCTGTTCGGTATGAGTTTCGACGCCGAAACGGCGGTGCGCCACGGGCTGGCGCTGCGGGTCGCGGAGGATCCGGTCGCCGCCGCACGCGAACTCGCCGCGGGGCCCGCCGCGGCGCCGCGCGACGTGGTACTCGCGACGAAAGCCTCGATGCGGGCCACCGCCAATCCCGGCTTTGTCGACAGCGACCAACACAGCATTGCGGTCGACATCGAACTGGGACCGCAGGCCACCTCTATCGAGTCACCAGAGTTCGCACGTCGGCTAGAGGCCGCCAAGCGCAGGTGACCTAGAGGTCCAGGAGTGCCAGTTCCGGCGCCTCGATGAGGGCACGAAGTTCGGTCAAGAATGCCGCGGCCTGTGCGCCGTCGATGATGCGATGGTCGAAGGCACACGTCAGCGACATCGTCGGACGTGCCACGACCTCTCCGTCGACGACGACGGGACGCGGCTTCAGCGATCCCATCCCGAGGATCGCCGCCTCGGGGTAGTTGATCACTGGGACACCGTCGTCCAGCCCGAGCGCACCGAAGTTGGACACCGTGAACGTGGAGCCCTGCAATTCGGTCGGTCGCAACGTGCCCGCCCGGGCCTCCCCAATGAGCCGCGCGACCACGTCGGCGAGCTCACGGGTCGTCTTGTCCTGAGCGTCTTTGACGACGGGCACGAGCAGGCCACGCGGGGCCGCGACCCCGAATCCCAGATGCACCGCGGAGTGCAGGTGGATCTGGGGACCTTCGGTGGTGTCGACCCACGTCGCGTTGAGGTACTGGTGGTGCGCGAGGGCAATCGTCAACAGCCGCAACGTGAGAACGAACGGCGTGATCGGCACATCGTCGCCCGCCTGCGCGCGTATCCGGTCACGCAGCCGCAGCAGGCTCGTCCCGTCCGCCTGCACACTCGCATGCGCATCGGGTATTTCCTTGCGCGACAATGA is part of the Mycolicibacterium tusciae JS617 genome and encodes:
- a CDS encoding enoyl-CoA hydratase — translated: MSDPVLVHVDHHVAVITINDPDRRNAVTAEISAALRAAVDAAEANQDVHAVVVTGAGKAFCAGANLTALGEATEDGLRVIYDGFLAVANCALPTIAAVNGAAVGAGLNLALAADVRIAGPAALFDPRFQKLGIHPGGGATWMLQRAVGPQVARASLLFGMSFDAETAVRHGLALRVAEDPVAAARELAAGPAAAPRDVVLATKASMRATANPGFVDSDQHSIAVDIELGPQATSIESPEFARRLEAAKRR
- a CDS encoding dihydrolipoamide acetyltransferase family protein, which produces MTGDERSREEHPAGEVRDFLVPDLGEGLEDATITSWSVAVGDTVELNQTLCTVETNKAEVEIPSPYAGLITELGGGEGETLNVGAVLARIATAADTATKRRPVLVGYGTDEKMDGSRRTARPTSTRPRAKPPVRKLAAKLNVDLNELAGSGADGVITREDVLASVDRSAPSPDMVAVRGVRAEMAHRMSLSRKEIPDAHASVQADGTSLLRLRDRIRAQAGDDVPITPFVLTLRLLTIALAHHQYLNATWVDTTEGPQIHLHSAVHLGFGVAAPRGLLVPVVKDAQDKTTRELADVVARLIGEARAGTLRPTELQGSTFTVSNFGALGLDDGVPVINYPEAAILGMGSLKPRPVVVDGEVVARPTMSLTCAFDHRIIDGAQAAAFLTELRALIEAPELALLDL